A genome region from Alteripontixanthobacter maritimus includes the following:
- a CDS encoding YifB family Mg chelatase-like AAA ATPase, translating to MVALVRTVAYLGLEARGVEVQCQVAPGMPRFAIVGLPDKAVGESRERVQSALSAMGLSLPPKRITINLSPADLPKEGSHYDLPIALALLAAMGVTDAEQLGDWIVVGELALDGRIVASPGVLLAAIKANEAETGLICPAAQGAEARWASGVPIAAAPDLVSLLNHLKGTARLPDPEPGEVEPAPPGPDLKQVKGQETAKRALEIAAAGGHNLLMNGPPGAGKSLLASCLPGILPELSPAEALEVSMVQSVAGTLQEGRISRARPFRAPHHSASMAALTGGGLKVKPGEVSLAHLGVLFLDELPEFQRPVLDSLRQPLETGKVDVARANAHVSFPARVQLIAAMNPCRCGHLGDPALACSRAPRCAADYQSKVSGPMLDRIDLHVDVDPVSAADLGLPPSAEGSAEVAARVAAARALQTARSGETGARSNAELDGEPLEKFAGPDEAGRKLLMQAAEAMRLSARGYTRMLRVARTVADLAKADTVGRIHIAEALSYRRQPPRA from the coding sequence GTGGTCGCTCTGGTCCGGACGGTGGCCTATCTCGGGCTGGAAGCGCGCGGCGTGGAAGTGCAATGTCAGGTCGCGCCCGGCATGCCGCGCTTCGCTATTGTGGGCTTGCCGGACAAGGCTGTGGGCGAAAGCCGCGAACGCGTGCAGAGCGCATTGAGCGCGATGGGCCTGTCGCTTCCGCCCAAACGCATCACCATCAACCTGTCGCCCGCCGACCTGCCTAAGGAAGGCTCGCATTACGATCTGCCCATCGCGTTGGCCCTGTTGGCGGCGATGGGGGTAACCGATGCGGAGCAGCTTGGCGACTGGATCGTGGTAGGCGAACTGGCGCTGGACGGGCGCATCGTGGCGTCGCCCGGCGTGCTGCTCGCGGCGATCAAGGCCAACGAAGCGGAAACCGGCCTGATCTGTCCGGCAGCGCAAGGGGCGGAAGCGCGCTGGGCCAGCGGCGTGCCGATTGCCGCCGCGCCCGACCTGGTCAGTCTGCTCAACCACCTCAAAGGCACCGCACGCCTGCCCGACCCTGAGCCGGGCGAGGTAGAGCCCGCCCCGCCCGGCCCCGATCTCAAGCAAGTGAAGGGCCAGGAAACCGCCAAGCGCGCGTTGGAAATTGCTGCCGCCGGGGGGCACAATCTGCTCATGAACGGCCCGCCCGGTGCGGGCAAAAGCCTGCTTGCATCATGCCTTCCCGGCATTTTGCCCGAACTTTCCCCGGCCGAGGCGCTGGAAGTGTCAATGGTGCAATCGGTCGCAGGCACCCTGCAGGAAGGTCGCATCAGCCGTGCCCGCCCGTTCCGCGCGCCGCACCATTCCGCCAGTATGGCCGCGCTGACCGGTGGCGGGCTGAAGGTAAAACCGGGCGAAGTCAGCCTGGCGCACCTTGGCGTATTGTTCCTCGACGAACTGCCCGAATTCCAGCGGCCTGTGCTCGATTCCCTGCGTCAGCCACTGGAAACCGGCAAGGTTGATGTGGCGCGCGCCAACGCCCATGTCAGCTTTCCCGCCCGCGTGCAGTTGATCGCGGCAATGAACCCGTGCCGCTGCGGCCATCTGGGCGATCCTGCGCTGGCTTGCAGTCGCGCGCCGCGATGTGCCGCCGATTATCAGAGCAAAGTTTCCGGGCCGATGCTCGACCGGATCGACCTGCATGTCGATGTCGACCCGGTCAGTGCCGCCGATCTCGGTCTGCCGCCATCTGCCGAAGGTAGCGCCGAAGTCGCGGCCCGCGTGGCCGCAGCGCGCGCGCTTCAGACGGCCCGATCCGGGGAAACCGGTGCGCGCAGCAACGCAGAATTGGACGGCGAGCCATTGGAGAAATTCGCCGGGCCGGACGAAGCGGGTCGCAAGCTGCTGATGCAGGCTGCCGAAGCCATGCGCTTGTCCGCACGGGGCTATACCAGAATGCTGCGCGTGGCCCGAACCGTAGCCGACCTTGCCAAGGCGGATACCGTGGGCCGCATTCACATCGCGGAGGCATTGAGTTATCGTCGGCAGCCACCAAGGGCCTGA
- a CDS encoding serpin family protein, producing the protein MRKILTSCVAVLALAACTQNAPAQPTPAPSETDEVQAARPTGPLAVYTVLADAAAADENIVYSPTSAAQAFGLVHLGARGETAAQIEQTFALPAGAKGDAQLGHRRTALSDPGVGVKLRIANALFLADNYRLRDRYVADAKAIYGATTDTVNFKLRPAAAARTINAWADRETNGLIPQVVTPQSIVRDAAAYLANATYFEGDWSRAFTQVERAPFLFGNGRETTFDLMKAEADYATVIDNGWRAVRMPYGRMRRFVMDIMLPEERTAKLPELGVARIAKLDSQLTKAKPASTRLWLPRFEADMEQDLIAPLRRLGLTLPFDRAAADLTGMSHPASARLYIEKAFQVAKLQVFQTGTKAAAATIAVAVPVSVPPPFTGREFRVDQPFLFAIRDTQTGEILFFGRIASPDPYSG; encoded by the coding sequence ATGAGAAAGATCCTGACAAGTTGTGTTGCTGTTCTGGCGCTTGCCGCCTGTACCCAGAACGCCCCTGCGCAGCCCACACCCGCCCCATCCGAAACTGACGAAGTTCAAGCGGCACGTCCAACAGGACCGCTCGCCGTCTATACGGTGCTCGCCGATGCCGCGGCCGCGGATGAAAACATCGTCTATTCTCCAACAAGCGCGGCGCAGGCCTTCGGCCTTGTCCATCTTGGCGCTCGCGGAGAAACAGCGGCCCAGATCGAGCAGACTTTCGCGCTGCCTGCGGGCGCGAAAGGTGATGCTCAGTTGGGGCATCGGCGCACCGCATTGTCGGATCCCGGCGTGGGCGTGAAGCTGCGCATTGCGAACGCGCTGTTCCTGGCCGATAATTACAGGTTGCGAGACCGGTACGTGGCCGATGCCAAGGCAATATATGGTGCCACTACCGATACGGTGAACTTCAAATTACGTCCGGCCGCTGCAGCGCGCACTATCAACGCGTGGGCGGATCGCGAAACCAACGGACTGATACCGCAAGTCGTCACACCGCAATCCATTGTCCGCGACGCGGCAGCCTATCTTGCCAATGCCACCTATTTCGAGGGAGACTGGTCGCGCGCATTCACGCAGGTCGAACGCGCTCCCTTCCTGTTCGGCAACGGGCGCGAAACCACTTTCGACCTGATGAAGGCGGAGGCCGATTACGCGACCGTCATCGATAATGGCTGGCGCGCCGTCCGGATGCCGTATGGCCGCATGCGCCGGTTCGTGATGGACATTATGCTGCCGGAAGAGCGTACGGCAAAGCTGCCGGAACTTGGGGTTGCCCGGATTGCCAAACTCGACAGCCAGCTTACGAAAGCGAAGCCGGCAAGCACACGGTTGTGGTTGCCACGTTTCGAGGCGGATATGGAGCAAGACCTGATTGCGCCATTACGGCGATTGGGCCTGACTTTGCCGTTCGACAGAGCGGCAGCCGACCTGACGGGCATGTCTCACCCTGCTTCGGCCCGGCTTTACATCGAAAAGGCGTTTCAGGTCGCGAAATTGCAGGTTTTCCAAACCGGCACCAAGGCAGCGGCGGCGACCATTGCCGTTGCCGTGCCGGTTTCCGTGCCGCCACCCTTTACAGGCAGGGAATTCCGGGTGGACCAGCCGTTCCTGTTTGCCATTCGCGATACGCAAACAGGCGAAATTCTGTTTTTCGGCCGAATTGCCTCACCCGACCCATATTCCGGCTAG
- a CDS encoding FAD-dependent oxidoreductase translates to MEQIGEHLETMQRRALDPAHVDAIAAIARERSYDAGEMVAEVGQPMDRFVYVIEGEIEVVDPYSGERMIESSLGPTQFMGELAFLNAGSFTLPMRAAKPTRTYEAPREAMLDLMAKVPELSDHIITVFSARRRNQYEANRSSIKLIGADKDAAVRKVASFLSRNRIPFQSFDLDGKDEESAQLCKIADHEPSVIFDKDTVVDAPTPVKVARLLGLDLDICHDEPVDLLIVGGGPAGTAAAVYAGSEGLNALVVEDIAIGGQAGTSSRIENYMGFPTGISGADLVYRGQIQALKFGTRFAMPRRVTGLSRSEDGTFCITLDHDDPEDRLESTECESSSSGQLCATAILVATGVQYRKLPIDRLEEFEGKGIFYAATEMEARYCANREAVIVGGGNSAGQAAMFLSRGAKHVHILVRGDSLADSMSSYLEERLVADERITIHYNSEVSALDGDEWLDAIEVDTPDGKETLECGALFIMVGAAPNTDWLQGHVELDERGFVKTGEAAGSESIFATSTAGIYAVGDVRHGSVKRVASAVGEGSVVVSAIWQYVAQHSESVRAGDRSQDGE, encoded by the coding sequence ATGGAACAGATCGGCGAACACCTCGAAACGATGCAGCGCCGCGCGCTCGATCCGGCGCATGTCGATGCAATTGCCGCTATTGCCAGGGAACGCAGTTATGACGCGGGCGAAATGGTGGCCGAGGTGGGTCAGCCGATGGACCGGTTCGTCTATGTCATTGAAGGCGAGATAGAAGTGGTGGACCCCTATTCTGGCGAGCGGATGATCGAGTCCAGCCTGGGTCCGACGCAATTCATGGGCGAGCTGGCGTTTCTCAATGCGGGCAGTTTCACCCTGCCGATGCGCGCAGCCAAACCGACCCGGACATACGAGGCCCCGCGCGAGGCGATGCTGGACCTGATGGCCAAAGTCCCCGAACTTTCAGACCATATCATCACGGTCTTTTCCGCCCGTCGCCGCAATCAGTACGAAGCCAATCGCAGCTCCATCAAGCTGATCGGCGCTGACAAGGACGCGGCGGTACGCAAAGTCGCCAGCTTCCTATCGCGCAACCGCATCCCGTTCCAGTCCTTCGACCTCGACGGCAAGGATGAGGAAAGCGCCCAGCTCTGCAAGATTGCGGACCACGAGCCCTCTGTCATCTTCGACAAGGATACGGTGGTCGATGCACCCACGCCGGTGAAGGTGGCCCGGCTGCTGGGGCTGGACCTCGATATCTGCCACGACGAACCTGTCGATCTGCTGATCGTCGGCGGCGGCCCCGCCGGCACGGCGGCGGCGGTCTATGCCGGGTCCGAAGGGCTGAACGCGCTGGTGGTGGAGGATATCGCCATCGGCGGGCAGGCGGGCACGTCCAGCCGGATCGAGAACTACATGGGCTTTCCAACCGGCATTTCGGGGGCAGACCTCGTCTATCGCGGGCAGATACAGGCGCTAAAATTCGGCACTCGGTTTGCCATGCCGCGCCGAGTGACAGGGCTGTCGCGCAGCGAAGATGGCACGTTTTGCATTACCCTGGATCATGACGATCCCGAGGACAGGCTGGAAAGCACGGAGTGCGAATCCTCCAGCTCCGGGCAGCTATGTGCCACCGCCATTCTGGTCGCGACCGGCGTGCAATATCGCAAGCTGCCGATCGACCGGCTTGAGGAATTCGAAGGCAAAGGCATTTTCTACGCCGCCACCGAAATGGAGGCCCGGTATTGCGCCAATCGCGAGGCAGTTATCGTCGGCGGCGGCAATTCCGCAGGGCAAGCCGCGATGTTCTTGTCGCGCGGGGCGAAGCACGTACATATCCTGGTGCGCGGCGACAGCCTGGCGGATTCGATGTCCTCCTATCTGGAAGAACGGCTGGTCGCGGATGAGCGCATAACGATCCATTACAACAGCGAAGTCAGTGCGCTGGACGGCGATGAATGGCTGGATGCGATCGAGGTCGATACGCCGGATGGCAAGGAAACCCTCGAATGCGGGGCGCTGTTTATCATGGTCGGTGCCGCGCCCAATACCGACTGGCTGCAGGGTCATGTCGAGCTCGACGAACGCGGCTTTGTGAAAACGGGCGAGGCGGCGGGGTCAGAGTCGATCTTCGCCACGTCTACCGCCGGTATCTATGCAGTGGGCGACGTCCGCCATGGCTCGGTCAAGCGAGTGGCATCGGCTGTCGGCGAAGGGTCGGTGGTGGTTTCCGCGATCTGGCAATACGTCGCGCAGCATAGCGAAAGCGTGCGCGCGGGCGACCGTTCGCAGGATGGCGAATAA
- a CDS encoding winged helix-turn-helix transcriptional regulator: MGQVREPLAELSECGLPQALEVMGERWSFMILRASFNGLHHFEEFLTELGIARNILSNRLGRLVNNGILDRQPCEGDRRRIEYRLTAKGLDLLPTMVALRQWGQKYGMDFIAEDPVLVDRRDMLPIGPVAILSHDGRILAPEDLAMTPRAELGQRSDGTVAQCCGPFVAGDFVELDDMDRSPASKPERIAANG, encoded by the coding sequence ATGGGTCAAGTACGCGAACCGCTGGCGGAACTGTCCGAATGCGGCCTGCCGCAAGCATTGGAAGTGATGGGGGAGCGGTGGTCCTTCATGATCCTGCGCGCCAGTTTCAACGGGCTCCATCATTTCGAGGAATTCCTGACCGAGTTGGGCATTGCACGCAATATCCTGTCGAACCGGCTGGGGCGGCTGGTTAACAACGGCATTCTCGATCGCCAGCCGTGCGAGGGCGACCGCCGCCGCATCGAATACCGTCTGACGGCGAAGGGGCTCGACCTGTTGCCCACGATGGTAGCGCTGCGGCAGTGGGGCCAGAAATACGGGATGGATTTCATTGCTGAAGATCCGGTGCTGGTTGACCGGCGCGATATGCTGCCCATCGGTCCGGTCGCGATCCTGTCGCATGACGGCCGCATCCTCGCTCCTGAAGACCTCGCCATGACGCCGCGCGCGGAACTGGGCCAGCGCAGCGACGGCACCGTGGCCCAATGCTGCGGCCCTTTCGTGGCGGGCGATTTCGTGGAACTCGACGATATGGACCGCTCGCCTGCCAGCAAGCCCGAACGTATTGCGGCCAACGGATAG
- a CDS encoding HAD family hydrolase, with product MTNGSDTAGAIDAVVFDVGRVLVQWDLRVLFAKLIPDTSELDWFLANVVTEDWHFQHDAGRPLDPMIAERKAQFPRYADQIDAYRARFLETIPGPVEGTHELVRRLQQRCVPLFALTNFGAEFWDVFRPTEPTLDLFDDILVSGREKLAKPDPAIYRAAESRFGHAGERMFFIDDNADNITAAALAGWQTHLFKDADALEAGLVARGLL from the coding sequence ATGACGAACGGCTCCGATACTGCAGGAGCCATCGACGCGGTCGTCTTCGATGTCGGCCGCGTTCTGGTGCAATGGGACCTCCGCGTCCTGTTTGCGAAGCTAATCCCCGACACAAGCGAACTCGACTGGTTCCTTGCTAATGTCGTCACAGAGGACTGGCATTTCCAGCATGACGCCGGCCGTCCGCTCGATCCCATGATCGCGGAACGCAAGGCCCAGTTTCCTCGCTATGCCGACCAGATCGACGCCTATCGCGCCCGCTTCCTCGAAACCATTCCCGGGCCGGTGGAGGGCACGCATGAACTTGTGCGCCGCTTGCAACAACGCTGTGTGCCCCTGTTTGCCCTGACCAATTTCGGCGCGGAGTTCTGGGATGTGTTTCGCCCCACCGAACCCACGCTGGACCTTTTTGACGATATCCTTGTGTCCGGCCGGGAGAAACTGGCGAAGCCCGATCCCGCCATCTATCGTGCCGCCGAAAGCCGGTTCGGCCATGCGGGCGAGCGGATGTTCTTCATTGATGACAACGCGGACAACATCACCGCCGCCGCGCTGGCTGGATGGCAGACGCATCTGTTCAAGGATGCGGATGCGCTCGAGGCCGGTCTCGTCGCGCGCGGCCTATTGTAA
- the ykgO gene encoding type B 50S ribosomal protein L36, translating to MKVRNSLKSLKARHRDCRVIRRRGRTYVINKTNRRFKARQG from the coding sequence ATGAAAGTTCGCAACAGCCTGAAGTCGCTGAAAGCTCGCCATCGCGATTGCCGCGTGATCCGTCGTCGTGGTCGCACCTATGTGATCAACAAGACGAACCGCCGCTTCAAGGCACGCCAGGGTTAA
- the galE gene encoding UDP-glucose 4-epimerase GalE, which yields MDTKCPVLVTGGAGYIGSHAVLALLDAGWPVAVIDNLATGFRFAVPAGVPFYEGDIADAELVARIIRELGIGAILHFAGSVVVPDSVADPLAYYDNNTVRSRQLIASAVAGGVRHMIFSSTAATYGVPDVARVTEDTPTVPINPYGWSKLMTEQMLADTASVASMNYAALRYFNVAGADPDARSGQSTAGATHLIKVAVEAGLGKRYGVAVFGTDFDTPDGTGVRDYIHVSDLAQAHVLALEALIAQPERSMTLNCGYGRGFSVNEVLDAVDRQTNTVVQRKYEARRAGDPDSLVADNSRITRELGWKPAHADLDTIVFHALQWERMLGALREDMPALQNRVRRSARPAA from the coding sequence ATGGATACAAAATGCCCCGTGCTGGTGACTGGCGGTGCCGGCTATATTGGTAGTCACGCCGTGCTCGCCCTGCTCGATGCAGGCTGGCCGGTTGCGGTGATCGACAATCTGGCAACGGGGTTCCGCTTCGCCGTTCCTGCAGGCGTACCGTTCTACGAAGGCGACATTGCCGATGCGGAACTGGTGGCGCGCATCATCCGCGAGCTTGGCATCGGTGCGATCCTACATTTTGCAGGCAGTGTCGTGGTCCCAGATTCGGTCGCCGATCCGCTGGCCTATTACGACAACAATACAGTACGCAGCCGCCAGCTTATCGCCAGCGCCGTGGCGGGCGGGGTACGGCACATGATCTTCTCCAGCACGGCGGCGACGTATGGCGTGCCGGATGTTGCGCGAGTGACCGAAGATACGCCGACCGTGCCGATCAACCCCTATGGCTGGTCCAAGCTGATGACGGAGCAAATGCTGGCTGATACTGCATCTGTTGCCTCAATGAATTATGCAGCATTGCGCTATTTCAACGTGGCGGGCGCGGACCCCGATGCGCGCAGCGGACAATCGACCGCTGGTGCGACGCATCTCATCAAGGTCGCGGTCGAGGCAGGGCTGGGCAAGCGTTACGGCGTGGCGGTGTTCGGCACCGATTTCGATACACCCGATGGCACCGGCGTGCGCGATTACATCCATGTCAGCGATCTGGCGCAGGCTCATGTGCTGGCGCTGGAGGCACTGATCGCTCAGCCCGAACGATCCATGACTTTGAATTGCGGCTACGGGCGTGGGTTTTCGGTGAACGAGGTGCTGGACGCGGTCGACCGGCAGACCAATACCGTGGTTCAGCGTAAATACGAGGCGCGGCGCGCGGGCGATCCCGATTCGCTGGTGGCCGACAATAGCCGGATTACCCGCGAATTGGGCTGGAAACCTGCCCACGCCGATCTCGACACGATCGTATTTCATGCCCTGCAATGGGAACGGATGCTGGGCGCTTTGCGTGAGGATATGCCGGCCCTGCAGAACCGTGTTAGGCGTAGCGCACGACCGGCCGCCTGA
- a CDS encoding DUF4136 domain-containing protein produces MKRHLKAILASAAALATLSACATVPRAGPAEVTRFVAPAATAQLGQGTIFIETAPGLGNSGMEMAAYKAAVARELAAQGYRETSRAEADQVAQVSLERVVNEPLTGRRGPVSVGVGGSTGSYGSGVGVGVGINLGGGGPKDVVTTRLGVMIRDKAAGTSLWEGRAGFFADTRNDLAQPARSADALADALFEGFPGRDGETIEVDLPE; encoded by the coding sequence ATGAAGCGCCACCTTAAAGCCATCCTTGCCAGCGCCGCCGCGCTCGCCACTCTTTCAGCCTGCGCTACCGTGCCGCGCGCAGGGCCAGCGGAAGTCACTCGCTTCGTAGCGCCTGCCGCTACAGCGCAGCTGGGTCAGGGAACGATCTTTATCGAAACCGCGCCCGGGCTCGGGAATTCGGGTATGGAAATGGCTGCCTACAAGGCCGCCGTAGCGCGTGAACTTGCGGCGCAGGGCTACCGCGAAACCAGCCGCGCCGAAGCGGACCAGGTGGCCCAGGTCAGTCTAGAACGCGTCGTCAACGAACCGCTTACCGGCAGGCGCGGTCCCGTCAGCGTGGGCGTCGGCGGGTCCACCGGCAGCTATGGTTCCGGGGTCGGTGTCGGTGTCGGTATCAATCTGGGTGGCGGCGGGCCGAAAGATGTGGTCACAACGCGCCTCGGCGTGATGATCCGTGACAAGGCTGCCGGGACCTCGCTATGGGAAGGCCGCGCCGGATTTTTCGCCGATACGCGCAACGACCTTGCGCAGCCCGCGCGAAGCGCCGATGCGCTGGCCGACGCATTGTTCGAAGGCTTTCCCGGCCGCGACGGCGAAACGATCGAGGTAGACCTTCCCGAATGA
- a CDS encoding M14 family metallopeptidase: MTNTTDAAQTGDTIHVDAAFDSGNIEVLSVSGATAVLALRKDHASEFRQWYHFRVSGAAGRELELKITGLEDSAYPAGWPGFDSCVSEDREYWGRASSTYDKGEQNGTLTIRYTPASDIAWFSYFAPYSMDRHHDLVAEAAASEGVDYRRLGSTLDGQPLDCLSMGDGPLCVWLYCRQHPGESMASWWAEGALECLTDPADTVGRVLRQKCRFHIVPNCNPDGSQRGHLRTNAAGSNLNREWENPTAEASPEVLAIRNAMDEAGVDFAMDVHGDEAIPAVFLAGFEGIPSMTDELYDGFTSYRAILERRTPDFQTAKGYPVSKPGTANLSMSTNQVAERYNAVAMTLEMPFKDNDDAPDPEQGWSPERSRALARDCLAALLEWIEAR, translated from the coding sequence ATGACCAATACGACAGACGCTGCGCAGACCGGCGACACAATCCACGTCGACGCCGCTTTCGACAGCGGCAATATCGAAGTTCTATCGGTCAGTGGTGCCACAGCAGTGCTGGCCTTGCGGAAGGATCATGCGTCGGAATTTCGCCAATGGTACCACTTCCGCGTTTCGGGCGCGGCTGGCCGCGAATTGGAACTGAAGATCACCGGACTGGAAGACAGCGCCTATCCCGCAGGTTGGCCGGGTTTCGACAGCTGTGTCTCGGAAGACCGGGAATATTGGGGCCGTGCATCATCCACTTATGACAAGGGCGAACAGAACGGCACGCTCACCATTCGCTACACCCCGGCCAGCGACATTGCATGGTTCTCCTACTTCGCACCCTATTCGATGGACCGGCATCATGATTTGGTGGCGGAAGCTGCTGCAAGCGAAGGCGTTGACTATCGCCGCCTTGGTTCCACGCTGGATGGCCAGCCGCTCGATTGTCTTTCCATGGGCGACGGACCGCTTTGTGTCTGGCTCTATTGCCGCCAGCATCCAGGGGAAAGCATGGCCAGCTGGTGGGCAGAAGGCGCGCTGGAATGCCTGACCGACCCGGCCGATACGGTCGGGCGCGTGTTGCGACAGAAATGCCGTTTCCATATTGTGCCCAATTGCAATCCCGACGGTTCGCAGCGCGGGCATCTTCGCACCAACGCGGCGGGCAGCAATCTAAACCGCGAATGGGAGAACCCCACTGCCGAGGCATCCCCGGAAGTGCTCGCCATTCGTAACGCGATGGACGAAGCCGGGGTCGATTTCGCGATGGACGTCCACGGCGACGAAGCCATTCCTGCGGTGTTTTTGGCAGGGTTCGAAGGCATCCCGTCGATGACCGACGAACTATATGACGGCTTCACAAGCTACCGCGCGATCCTGGAACGGCGCACGCCAGACTTCCAGACCGCGAAAGGCTATCCGGTTTCCAAACCCGGCACGGCCAATCTTTCGATGAGCACCAATCAGGTGGCCGAACGCTACAATGCGGTAGCCATGACCTTGGAAATGCCTTTCAAGGATAATGACGACGCGCCCGATCCCGAACAGGGATGGAGCCCCGAACGCAGCCGCGCGCTGGCAAGAGATTGCCTTGCCGCGTTGCTCGAATGGATCGAAGCGCGCTAG
- a CDS encoding endonuclease/exonuclease/phosphatase family protein: MSQTSLGGRTIWGRILVVVLLLFAVAALASQIDGDLWYVRQLDMMREPTMWLSLILAIVALTAAAGQRIWLAVGFVAVALFQFVSIWPYTRLAGTDEPEQVYADADCFTALSLNVYQDNKDHQAVLDLIAAQDPDILLLMETNKRWLDAMQPALAGYPHVLSEPLENTYGLIFASRIAVDRMQTVDNTEAETPTLYSLLTHSNGGRFEFIGLHPRPPLPGQDTAARDKSILMAGMDTRLPDVLVMGDFNDVPWSHTTSQFREGGGYRDPRAGRGSFPTFPANYAFIGWPLDHAFAKNGVTIRDYSVLNNVGADHLPVMVTACVPSSAPTEPLGSPEAERGNVSKSSDEGDGKGTGVTDAAEQDAPEPDATSPSPAADRPSQDVSERYDSPAERPANTPLPDPSVSADDEAVRPERVREQMREQ; the protein is encoded by the coding sequence ATGTCACAAACGTCTTTGGGCGGCCGCACGATCTGGGGCCGTATCCTGGTTGTCGTATTACTGCTTTTCGCGGTGGCGGCACTCGCCTCACAGATCGACGGGGACCTGTGGTATGTCCGCCAGCTCGACATGATGCGCGAACCCACCATGTGGTTGTCGCTTATTCTGGCGATCGTTGCTCTCACAGCTGCGGCAGGTCAACGTATCTGGCTGGCGGTAGGTTTCGTCGCGGTGGCGCTGTTCCAGTTCGTGTCTATTTGGCCTTACACGCGGCTGGCAGGCACCGACGAACCCGAACAGGTCTATGCCGATGCGGATTGCTTCACCGCGCTTTCGCTGAACGTCTATCAGGACAACAAGGATCACCAGGCGGTGCTCGACCTGATTGCCGCGCAGGACCCCGACATCCTGTTGCTGATGGAAACGAACAAGCGTTGGCTGGACGCCATGCAGCCTGCGCTGGCGGGTTACCCGCACGTGCTGTCCGAACCGTTGGAAAACACATACGGCCTGATCTTCGCCAGCCGCATTGCGGTCGACCGGATGCAGACGGTGGATAATACCGAGGCTGAAACGCCCACTCTTTATTCCCTGCTCACCCATTCCAATGGCGGCCGTTTTGAATTTATCGGCCTGCATCCACGCCCGCCACTGCCGGGGCAGGATACCGCCGCGCGTGACAAATCGATCCTGATGGCCGGTATGGACACGCGCCTGCCGGACGTGCTGGTGATGGGCGACTTCAACGACGTGCCATGGTCCCATACGACATCGCAGTTTCGCGAAGGTGGGGGTTATCGCGATCCGCGTGCCGGTCGGGGGAGCTTCCCGACCTTTCCTGCGAACTACGCCTTCATCGGCTGGCCGCTCGACCATGCATTCGCGAAGAACGGTGTGACTATCCGCGATTATTCCGTTCTCAACAATGTCGGGGCCGACCACCTGCCCGTTATGGTGACCGCGTGCGTCCCATCCTCCGCACCAACCGAACCGCTCGGCTCACCGGAAGCAGAGCGCGGCAATGTCTCCAAATCCTCCGATGAAGGGGACGGCAAGGGCACCGGTGTAACCGACGCAGCGGAGCAGGACGCTCCGGAACCGGACGCGACTTCGCCATCACCTGCTGCCGACCGCCCTTCGCAGGACGTGTCCGAACGCTATGATTCGCCGGCTGAGAGGCCTGCTAACACGCCGCTCCCTGACCCGTCAGTCAGCGCGGATGACGAGGCTGTCCGGCCCGAACGCGTGAGGGAGCAAATGCGAGAGCAGTAG
- a CDS encoding cytidine deaminase, which produces MAVMDRQYRAAQRRGGRTAALGRGAAMSSTLGVEPASLLSAARASAATAYAPYSGFRVGAALLFSDGEIVTAANVENASYGLSLCAETLAVGAALASGRRGGLVAVAVAGADECQTVQPCGRCRQVLHELASLDSSDPAVITDSPDGPQRLLLSHLLPHAFGPDSLVIRAD; this is translated from the coding sequence ATGGCTGTTATGGACCGCCAATACCGCGCTGCGCAGCGACGCGGCGGACGAACCGCTGCGTTGGGTCGTGGTGCGGCCATGAGCAGCACGCTTGGTGTCGAACCTGCCAGCCTCCTGTCAGCGGCTCGTGCATCGGCAGCGACAGCCTACGCGCCCTATTCCGGGTTCAGGGTCGGGGCCGCGCTGCTCTTTTCCGATGGCGAGATCGTGACGGCCGCCAATGTCGAGAATGCGAGCTATGGGCTGTCGCTTTGCGCCGAAACGCTTGCGGTGGGCGCTGCGCTTGCCTCAGGAAGGCGTGGTGGGCTGGTCGCAGTCGCGGTTGCGGGCGCGGACGAGTGTCAGACTGTCCAGCCGTGTGGCAGGTGTCGTCAAGTTCTACACGAACTGGCTTCGCTAGATAGCTCCGATCCGGCCGTAATCACGGATTCGCCGGATGGGCCTCAGCGCCTACTGCTCTCGCATTTGCTCCCTCACGCGTTCGGGCCGGACAGCCTCGTCATCCGCGCTGACTGA